The Chryseobacterium indicum genome contains a region encoding:
- the uvrB gene encoding excinuclease ABC subunit UvrB codes for MNFKLQSEYKPTGDQPQAIEKLTEGIEIGEKYQTLLGVTGSGKTFTVANVVQNVQKPTLVLAHNKTLAAQLFMEFKEFFPENAVEYFVSYYDYYQPEAYIATTGTYIEKDLSINEEVEKLRLSATASLLSGRRDVLIVASVSCIYGIGNPTEFHKSLISIAIGEKVTRTALLHSLVNALYSRTLNEFQRGTFRVKGDVIDVFPAYADNAIRIQFFGDEIEKIQSFDPVSGNVTGAFDQIQIYPANLFVTSKETLNGAIRDIQDDLVKQVDFFNSIEKPLEAKRLQERTELDLEMIKELGYCSGIENYSRYLDGRLPGTRPFCLLDYFPKDYLMVIDESHVTVPQVHAMYGGDRSRKEALVEYGFRLPAAMDNRPLKFEEFEAIQNQVIYVSATPADYELEKTGGAYIEQIIRPTGLLDPIIEIRPTQNQIDDLMEEIQKRADLDERVLVTTLTKKMAEELTKYFTKFGIRTRYIHSDVETLERIQIMQDLRVGLFDVLIGVNLLREGLDLPEVSLVAILDADKEGMLRSRRSMIQTVGRAARNLNGRAIMYADKITKSMQATLDETEYRRAKQMQYNEEHGKVPVALNKKISESLVGRSKDFPDEKYTQKEILQKVAEAKASYTSEDMEKVIAQKQKEMESAAKNLDFIKAAKLRDEIAALKG; via the coding sequence ATGAATTTCAAACTTCAATCAGAATATAAACCTACCGGAGATCAGCCACAAGCGATAGAAAAGCTCACCGAAGGAATCGAAATCGGGGAAAAATACCAGACACTTCTGGGAGTTACCGGATCCGGAAAAACATTTACCGTTGCCAACGTGGTGCAGAATGTACAGAAACCAACCTTGGTTTTAGCCCACAATAAAACTTTGGCAGCACAGCTCTTCATGGAGTTTAAAGAATTCTTTCCTGAAAATGCCGTTGAATATTTCGTAAGTTACTACGATTATTATCAGCCGGAAGCTTACATCGCCACAACCGGAACTTACATCGAAAAAGATCTGAGTATCAACGAAGAAGTTGAAAAATTAAGGCTTTCCGCAACCGCGAGTTTACTTTCAGGAAGACGTGACGTCCTCATTGTTGCTTCCGTATCATGCATTTATGGTATCGGAAACCCGACAGAATTTCACAAATCATTAATTTCCATTGCGATCGGTGAAAAAGTGACAAGAACTGCACTTCTCCATTCTTTAGTTAATGCACTATATTCAAGAACATTAAATGAATTCCAAAGAGGTACATTCCGTGTAAAGGGAGATGTGATTGATGTTTTCCCGGCTTATGCGGATAACGCAATCAGAATTCAGTTTTTCGGGGATGAAATTGAAAAAATCCAGAGTTTTGATCCGGTTTCGGGAAATGTGACAGGCGCTTTTGATCAGATTCAGATCTATCCTGCCAATCTTTTTGTAACATCGAAAGAGACTTTGAACGGCGCAATCCGTGATATACAGGATGATCTGGTAAAGCAGGTTGATTTTTTCAATTCGATTGAAAAACCACTGGAAGCCAAAAGATTACAGGAAAGAACTGAGCTTGATCTGGAAATGATAAAAGAACTCGGCTACTGTTCCGGAATTGAAAACTATTCGCGATATCTCGACGGAAGGTTACCGGGAACAAGACCTTTCTGTTTATTGGATTATTTTCCAAAAGATTATTTGATGGTGATTGACGAGAGCCACGTTACGGTTCCGCAGGTTCACGCGATGTACGGAGGCGACCGCAGCCGCAAAGAAGCTTTGGTGGAGTACGGATTCAGGCTTCCTGCTGCAATGGATAACCGTCCTTTGAAATTTGAAGAATTTGAAGCCATTCAGAATCAGGTAATCTATGTTTCCGCAACGCCTGCAGATTATGAACTGGAAAAAACAGGCGGTGCATATATTGAGCAGATTATTCGTCCGACCGGACTTTTAGACCCCATTATTGAAATCCGTCCTACTCAGAATCAGATTGATGATTTAATGGAGGAAATCCAGAAAAGAGCAGATCTTGATGAAAGGGTTCTGGTAACGACGTTAACCAAGAAAATGGCGGAGGAATTAACAAAATATTTTACCAAATTCGGAATCAGAACGCGGTACATCCATTCCGATGTGGAAACTTTGGAACGTATCCAGATTATGCAGGATCTGCGTGTCGGACTTTTTGATGTATTAATTGGTGTAAATCTCTTGAGAGAGGGTCTGGATTTGCCGGAAGTGTCATTAGTAGCCATCCTCGATGCTGATAAAGAAGGGATGTTGAGAAGCCGAAGATCGATGATCCAAACTGTTGGTCGTGCCGCGAGAAATCTTAACGGAAGAGCGATTATGTACGCTGACAAGATCACCAAATCGATGCAGGCAACGCTAGATGAAACAGAATACCGCCGTGCAAAACAAATGCAGTATAATGAAGAACATGGAAAAGTTCCGGTAGCTTTAAATAAAAAAATCTCGGAAAGTCTTGTCGGAAGAAGTAAAGATTTTCCTGATGAAAAATATACCCAGAAAGAAATTTTACAGAAAGTTGCCGAAGCAAAAGCAAGCTATACTTCTGAAGATATGGAAAAGGTAATTGCGCAAAAGCAGAAAGAAATGGAATCTGCAGCGAAAAATCTTGATTTTATTAAAGCAGCTAAACTGAGAGATGAAATTGCTGCTTTGAAAGGATAA
- a CDS encoding M56 family metallopeptidase: MMIFFKIILCSSLLLAGYYLFLQKEKMYGFNRFYLLFSLVFSYTVPFISIQSETSRPITRLQNTIEATQQIIDITPKQESFNWMNLIWIIYGTVTLTFLIRTILSYLKIKNLKGEKMVYQNQNILITENPVSPFSFWNTIYLGRNYLIDNKIDSRIFLHEKSHLEQKHSIDIIIVEIIKAFTWFNPSVYFYKKAMITNHEFLADESVLKNDFTIKDYQNLILEEIISSQNYNLTHTFNFKNTKKRFIMMNAKKSKITDLKKVISIPILMIAFGLFVQKTYATPMEKMIEKTQETISEPVKKQIAESNEPITNDVKNESLNPESGITEQLSENMIDEGVVQDTIRPKEGKNMATKDEPTLLPQYPGGINEMRNKMAKAFDASKMNLGKETYRTEINYTVLEDGNIADVKASGNNESFNAEAVNSFRKANENIVWKPAEKDGKPVRYSMRIPLMMSFQN; encoded by the coding sequence ATGATGATTTTTTTTAAAATAATTTTGTGTTCTTCCCTGCTTTTGGCGGGATATTATCTGTTTTTGCAGAAGGAGAAAATGTACGGTTTCAACAGGTTTTACCTTTTATTTTCCCTTGTATTTTCTTATACCGTTCCATTTATTTCCATTCAATCAGAAACTTCAAGACCGATAACTCGTTTACAGAACACTATTGAAGCAACACAACAGATTATAGACATTACACCGAAACAGGAAAGCTTTAACTGGATGAATCTGATCTGGATAATCTACGGAACTGTAACATTGACTTTCCTGATTAGAACTATATTATCATATTTAAAAATTAAAAATCTGAAGGGTGAAAAAATGGTGTATCAGAATCAAAACATTCTCATCACCGAAAATCCGGTTTCGCCTTTCAGCTTCTGGAATACGATTTATTTAGGCAGAAACTATCTGATTGACAATAAAATAGATTCCAGAATATTTCTTCATGAAAAGAGCCATCTGGAACAGAAACACAGCATTGATATTATTATTGTTGAAATCATAAAGGCTTTTACGTGGTTCAATCCGTCTGTGTATTTCTACAAAAAAGCAATGATTACCAATCATGAATTTCTGGCGGACGAATCTGTCTTAAAAAATGATTTTACCATAAAAGACTATCAGAATTTAATTCTGGAGGAAATTATTTCAAGCCAAAACTATAACCTTACCCATACATTCAATTTCAAAAACACCAAAAAACGATTTATTATGATGAACGCAAAAAAATCAAAAATTACAGACTTAAAAAAAGTAATAAGTATTCCTATTTTAATGATTGCTTTCGGACTGTTTGTGCAGAAAACCTACGCCACTCCGATGGAGAAGATGATCGAAAAAACGCAGGAAACAATATCAGAACCTGTGAAAAAACAGATTGCTGAAAGTAATGAACCCATTACTAATGATGTTAAAAATGAATCTTTAAACCCTGAAAGTGGAATTACTGAGCAATTAAGTGAAAACATGATTGATGAAGGAGTTGTTCAGGATACCATCCGACCGAAAGAGGGTAAAAACATGGCAACAAAAGATGAGCCAACACTACTTCCGCAATATCCGGGAGGAATTAATGAAATGAGGAATAAAATGGCGAAAGCATTTGACGCTTCTAAAATGAATCTAGGCAAAGAAACGTATAGAACTGAAATTAACTATACTGTTCTGGAAGACGGAAATATTGCGGATGTGAAAGCATCAGGAAACAATGAATCATTTAATGCAGAAGCAGTAAATTCTTTCAGAAAAGCCAATGAAAACATCGTCTGGAAACCCGCAGAAAAAGATGGAAAGCCTGTTCGTTACAGCATGAGAATTCCGCTAATGATGTCTTTTCAAAATTAG
- a CDS encoding BlaI/MecI/CopY family transcriptional regulator: MKEIKLTDSEKDLMEILWEKEKVFMKDILESYPEPKPATTTIATLLKRMQNKDFVGYKLYGNSREYYPKIAKGAYFKEEMTSMIDRFFNSSVTQFASFFTSNAKLSQKQLKELREIIDQQIDEK; the protein is encoded by the coding sequence ATGAAAGAAATAAAATTGACCGATTCTGAAAAAGATCTTATGGAAATTCTCTGGGAAAAAGAAAAAGTTTTCATGAAGGACATTTTAGAATCGTATCCCGAACCGAAACCTGCCACCACAACCATTGCCACCCTTCTGAAGAGAATGCAGAATAAGGATTTTGTTGGCTACAAATTGTATGGAAATTCCCGCGAATATTATCCAAAGATCGCGAAAGGAGCCTATTTCAAAGAGGAAATGACTTCCATGATTGACCGTTTTTTCAACAGTTCCGTAACGCAGTTTGCATCGTTTTTTACGTCCAATGCAAAGCTTTCCCAAAAACAGCTGAAAGAACTCCGTGAAATTATCGACCAGCAAATCGACGAAAAATGA
- a CDS encoding PQQ-dependent sugar dehydrogenase, protein MKINKLYISAISVFLIFSSCKENTLNAQKLGKDGSVETKEPNSPEYKPAFAGQTRIKAVKTSTPYNIEILNKDLGKPWGIINLPDGRFLITDKRGYMNVVSADGKEISKIEGFPKVDSKGQGGMLDVALDPDFKTNNIIYFSFSEPYENGNHTAVAKGKLSQDLKTISEVKVIFRATPTYDGDKHYGSRLAFDKDGNLFVSTGERSDKQTRVYAQRTDNYLGKILKITKEGKPAPGNPFIGKTGFKPEIYAYGIRNPQGLAIDPGGNLWDVEMGPRGGDEINLIKPGKNYGWGDVTYGIEYSGDKINNGATQKAGTEQPAYYWDPVISPSGVTLYTGNIDEWKGNLMIGCLSGEHISRIVMKDNKVIGEERLLEDQNERFRDVLNGSDGNLYAVTDSGKLYKISKK, encoded by the coding sequence ATGAAAATCAATAAACTTTATATTTCAGCAATCAGTGTTTTTCTCATATTTTCATCATGTAAAGAAAATACACTTAATGCCCAAAAGCTCGGGAAAGACGGAAGCGTAGAAACAAAAGAGCCTAATTCTCCGGAATATAAACCTGCTTTTGCCGGACAGACCAGAATAAAAGCTGTAAAAACCTCAACGCCTTATAATATCGAAATTTTAAATAAAGATCTGGGGAAACCTTGGGGAATTATCAATTTACCGGACGGAAGATTTTTAATTACAGACAAAAGAGGATACATGAATGTGGTTTCTGCCGACGGAAAAGAAATTTCAAAAATTGAAGGCTTCCCTAAAGTAGATTCGAAAGGGCAGGGCGGAATGCTTGACGTGGCTTTAGATCCTGATTTTAAAACAAACAATATCATTTATTTCAGTTTTTCAGAACCTTATGAAAATGGAAATCATACCGCTGTTGCAAAAGGAAAGCTTTCTCAGGATTTAAAAACAATTTCTGAAGTAAAAGTTATTTTCAGAGCAACTCCGACGTATGATGGAGACAAGCACTATGGAAGCCGATTGGCATTTGATAAAGACGGAAATTTATTTGTAAGTACAGGAGAAAGATCGGATAAGCAAACGAGAGTTTATGCGCAGAGAACGGATAATTATTTAGGTAAAATATTAAAAATAACAAAGGAAGGGAAGCCGGCTCCCGGAAATCCTTTCATAGGAAAAACAGGGTTTAAACCTGAAATTTATGCTTACGGAATAAGAAATCCGCAAGGTCTGGCAATTGATCCGGGCGGAAATCTCTGGGATGTAGAAATGGGACCGAGAGGCGGAGATGAAATTAATTTAATAAAACCCGGAAAAAATTATGGTTGGGGAGATGTAACCTATGGAATCGAATATTCCGGAGATAAAATCAACAATGGGGCAACACAAAAAGCAGGAACAGAACAGCCTGCCTATTACTGGGATCCTGTGATTTCGCCAAGCGGAGTTACGCTCTACACCGGAAATATCGACGAATGGAAAGGGAATCTAATGATCGGCTGTTTAAGCGGAGAACACATCAGCCGGATTGTAATGAAAGACAATAAAGTGATAGGAGAAGAAAGACTTCTGGAAGATCAGAACGAAAGATTCCGAGATGTTCTCAATGGAAGCGACGGGAATCTGTATGCTGTTACAGACAGTGGAAAATTGTATAAAATTTCTAAAAAATAA
- a CDS encoding TonB-dependent receptor plug domain-containing protein: MKIKYISAFFLGVSSVLYSQQTNDTISKEGKIDEVAITGSRNKKRTVVDTPVPIDIIDIKQVSQSTGQIEVNQLLQFSAPSFNSNKQSGSDGADAVDPATLRGLGPDQTLLLLNGKRYHQSSLINLFGTKGRGNTGSDMNTIPVGAIKRIEVLRDGASAQYGSDAIAGVINVILNDRNHGFEGNAFYGVNLFKSPGDHDVVSDRKIDGNTFDFYGNYGTKIGSKGGFGNFTAEFVNKEYAIRNANPEKYDAPRQRFGDAKSQNFYFFGNIEIPISDNLKFYSRQGFSHRNTNAYAWTRSADADGNIPQVYPNGFNPVQDTSISDFTFDNGLKFKVADWEVDAYNAFGSNRFTYQIDHTINATLGVKSPTSFDAGGHSLLQNTTGFNATRQFSVLEGLNVAFGSEFRYEKFNIIKGEEASYAMYDVNGNVVTASTPSTLLVINPLSGDVRPGGSQGFPGYSQEINKSRNNFAAYVDTELDITKNWMVSVAGRFENYNDFGSTLNGKLATRYKITPQFAFRGSFSTGFRAPSLAQKYYSLQFTNFQGGNLVTIQLASNDSNLAKAVGIPQLKQETSVNGSAGFTFNTGKFTATVDGYYIKVKDRIVLTGNFSQDDDAIGNILIENRIDQAQFFTNAIDTRTKGLDVILSFNENIGKGKLTATLAGNYNEMEITKVNTSDRLKGKEDIYLSPRERAFILASAPKTKINLNLNYKISKFNANLQLVRFDKVTLVGYNGPDDYQTYNPKVTTDLSFGYEFSKNINLTIGSKNLFNRYATLQRDAVSSGNTESGGIFDPVQMGFAGRQVFARFNFKF; the protein is encoded by the coding sequence ATGAAAATTAAATACATAAGTGCCTTTTTTCTTGGAGTATCTTCTGTTCTGTATTCTCAGCAGACCAATGATACCATCTCTAAAGAAGGAAAAATTGATGAGGTAGCCATAACAGGAAGCAGGAATAAAAAAAGAACGGTTGTAGACACTCCGGTTCCGATTGACATCATCGACATTAAACAGGTAAGCCAGTCAACAGGGCAGATTGAAGTTAACCAGCTTTTACAGTTTTCTGCACCTTCATTTAATTCCAATAAACAATCCGGATCAGACGGAGCAGATGCAGTAGATCCGGCAACATTAAGAGGACTTGGTCCTGATCAGACTTTGCTTTTGCTCAACGGAAAAAGATATCATCAGTCTTCATTAATCAACCTTTTTGGTACAAAAGGCCGTGGAAATACGGGATCTGATATGAACACGATTCCTGTAGGTGCGATAAAAAGAATTGAGGTTCTTCGTGACGGAGCATCGGCACAATATGGTTCGGATGCGATTGCAGGAGTAATTAACGTAATTTTAAATGACCGTAATCACGGTTTTGAAGGCAATGCTTTTTATGGAGTGAATCTTTTTAAAAGTCCGGGAGATCATGATGTGGTTTCTGACCGGAAAATAGATGGAAATACTTTTGACTTTTACGGAAATTACGGGACAAAAATAGGCTCTAAAGGCGGTTTCGGAAATTTTACGGCAGAATTTGTGAATAAAGAATATGCCATCCGTAATGCCAATCCCGAAAAATACGATGCTCCGAGACAAAGATTCGGGGATGCAAAATCACAGAATTTTTATTTTTTCGGAAATATTGAGATTCCGATATCGGATAATTTAAAATTCTATTCCAGACAGGGATTTTCACACAGGAATACCAACGCATATGCATGGACAAGAAGTGCGGATGCAGACGGAAATATTCCGCAGGTTTATCCCAATGGCTTCAATCCCGTTCAGGATACAAGCATTTCAGATTTCACGTTTGATAATGGTTTAAAATTTAAAGTTGCAGACTGGGAAGTTGATGCGTACAATGCATTCGGAAGCAACAGATTTACTTATCAGATCGATCATACCATTAATGCGACATTGGGTGTAAAATCTCCAACGAGTTTTGATGCAGGAGGACATTCTTTGCTGCAGAATACAACAGGTTTCAATGCAACCCGACAGTTTTCTGTTCTGGAAGGGCTGAATGTGGCGTTCGGATCAGAATTCAGATATGAAAAATTCAACATCATCAAAGGAGAAGAAGCTTCATACGCAATGTATGACGTGAACGGAAATGTCGTGACGGCAAGTACTCCTTCAACATTATTGGTAATCAATCCGTTAAGCGGAGATGTAAGGCCGGGTGGTTCTCAGGGTTTTCCCGGATATTCTCAGGAAATTAACAAGTCCAGAAATAATTTTGCAGCGTATGTAGATACCGAACTCGATATTACCAAAAACTGGATGGTAAGCGTTGCAGGAAGATTCGAAAATTATAATGATTTTGGAAGCACTTTGAACGGAAAACTGGCAACACGATACAAAATAACACCACAGTTTGCATTCCGAGGATCTTTTTCTACAGGCTTCAGAGCACCGTCTCTGGCTCAGAAATATTACAGCTTACAGTTTACCAATTTTCAGGGCGGAAATCTGGTAACCATTCAACTGGCATCTAATGACAGTAATCTGGCGAAAGCAGTCGGAATTCCGCAGCTTAAACAGGAAACTTCTGTGAATGGAAGTGCAGGATTTACCTTTAACACAGGGAAATTTACAGCAACAGTAGATGGATATTATATCAAGGTAAAAGACAGAATTGTTTTAACGGGAAATTTCTCGCAGGATGATGATGCGATCGGGAATATTTTAATTGAAAACCGCATCGATCAGGCTCAGTTTTTCACCAATGCAATAGATACAAGAACTAAAGGGCTTGATGTTATTTTAAGTTTTAACGAAAATATCGGAAAAGGAAAACTGACAGCAACATTAGCCGGAAACTACAACGAAATGGAGATCACAAAAGTGAATACTTCCGACAGGCTGAAAGGAAAAGAAGACATTTATCTCAGTCCGAGAGAAAGAGCTTTTATTTTAGCTTCCGCTCCGAAAACGAAGATCAATTTAAACCTGAATTATAAGATCAGTAAATTCAATGCTAATTTACAGTTGGTAAGATTTGATAAAGTGACTCTGGTAGGCTACAACGGACCGGACGATTACCAGACTTACAATCCGAAAGTCACGACAGATCTTTCTTTTGGTTATGAATTTTCCAAAAACATCAATCTGACTATAGGAAGCAAAAATTTATTCAACAGATATGCTACTTTACAAAGAGATGCTGTTTCATCCGGAAATACGGAATCAGGAGGTATTTTTGATCCGGTACAGATGGGATTTGCAGGAAGACAGGTTTTTGCAAGATTTAATTTTAAATTTTAA
- a CDS encoding pyridoxal phosphate-dependent aminotransferase — MFTNNDINFEALKRKAYNGRWATLEEGIIPLTAADPDFRMSKEIENGIIEYIKDGYLSYGPFSGLPEFKKSVAEHFNTGKKGSFTPENVLAVNSAAMGMYMVAKYVLNPGDEAIIFDPVDFLFKKTVDSVGGNIKLCAVDSKTGDIDFEMLISLISPKTKLISICNPHNPVGRVYSKEILQKIADIAAAHNLWVMSDEIWSDIVYDQKEFNTYSSVSENAKKKSFTVFGFSKSFGIAGLRIGAVLCNDQELLDDFTEKSMFNSTIEGVSTLSQIAASVAIDKAKPWFNDFLAHLQNNRDLAYSMLSNSGILIPNHPEATFVIFPKINNGMSSDEFAQHVLKEGKVAIVPGSERWFGKGAEGHVRICFSTSQEILSEGLNRLINSF; from the coding sequence ATGTTCACAAACAACGATATCAATTTTGAAGCGCTGAAAAGAAAAGCCTACAACGGAAGATGGGCAACTCTGGAAGAAGGTATTATCCCTTTAACTGCAGCAGATCCGGACTTCAGAATGTCTAAAGAAATAGAAAACGGAATTATAGAATATATTAAGGACGGCTATTTGAGTTATGGCCCGTTCTCCGGACTTCCTGAGTTCAAAAAAAGTGTTGCAGAGCATTTTAATACAGGAAAAAAAGGCAGCTTTACTCCGGAAAATGTGCTTGCTGTAAACAGTGCCGCAATGGGAATGTATATGGTTGCCAAATATGTGCTGAATCCGGGAGACGAAGCGATTATTTTCGATCCGGTGGATTTCCTTTTCAAAAAAACAGTGGATTCGGTTGGCGGAAATATTAAATTGTGTGCCGTAGATTCCAAAACAGGAGATATCGACTTTGAAATGTTGATCTCTTTAATTTCTCCGAAAACAAAACTGATCAGCATCTGTAATCCCCACAACCCTGTAGGAAGAGTATATTCCAAAGAAATTTTACAGAAAATTGCAGACATTGCGGCCGCTCATAATCTTTGGGTAATGAGCGATGAAATCTGGAGCGATATTGTGTACGACCAAAAAGAATTCAACACCTATTCATCTGTTTCCGAGAATGCTAAAAAGAAAAGTTTTACTGTTTTCGGATTTTCAAAATCATTCGGAATTGCAGGATTGAGAATTGGTGCGGTTTTATGCAACGATCAGGAATTATTGGATGATTTTACAGAAAAATCCATGTTTAATTCAACCATCGAAGGTGTTTCTACACTGTCACAGATTGCGGCAAGTGTTGCTATAGATAAAGCAAAACCATGGTTTAATGATTTTCTTGCGCATTTACAGAACAACAGAGATTTAGCTTACAGTATGCTTAGCAATTCGGGTATTTTAATTCCTAATCATCCTGAAGCAACATTTGTTATTTTCCCTAAGATTAACAATGGAATGTCCAGCGACGAATTTGCACAACATGTTTTAAAAGAAGGAAAAGTAGCGATTGTTCCCGGCTCGGAACGATGGTTCGGAAAAGGCGCTGAAGGACACGTCAGAATCTGTTTTTCAACTTCACAGGAAATTCTCTCCGAAGGATTAAACAGATTAATCAACAGTTTTTAA
- a CDS encoding FAD-dependent oxidoreductase, whose translation MGKVAIIGAGVSGLSMANYLEKNNIDYHLYERRTPNDLKGHGFIIPKEGIEHLSAIIDINDLYARGSFLKKYIHYNQSGEILSEKDLDDVFVVSRSTLIEILAKRIPSDKISYNSTVALNGFSEGKAQITLDENNTLEADVVVASDGSRSRIRRTIFQDEIMRAVLENEVVNIIENEELASRIESNFLKFHHENGGLTFGVLKLSSTKILWYCQFDITKHFINEDYTPDCIKQFMLDNFGGWNTLVSSIIEGSSYENAHIWRVYELEKLNPFYHQNVVFIGDAAHPLIPFTSQGVTSALKDSFTLTNLLAEGNDLQETFRKYEEDRKPEIETHIKNGRALLEQFLLPLNEQPKNTLPISYK comes from the coding sequence ATGGGCAAAGTTGCAATCATAGGAGCCGGTGTATCCGGACTGAGTATGGCAAATTATTTGGAAAAAAATAATATCGACTATCATCTCTACGAAAGAAGAACCCCAAACGATCTGAAAGGACATGGATTTATCATTCCCAAAGAAGGAATTGAGCATCTTTCAGCTATTATTGATATTAATGATCTTTACGCCAGAGGAAGTTTTCTGAAAAAATACATCCATTACAACCAAAGCGGCGAAATTCTTTCCGAAAAGGATCTGGATGATGTTTTTGTCGTTTCCAGAAGTACTTTGATTGAAATTCTTGCGAAGAGAATTCCATCAGATAAAATTTCTTACAATTCAACTGTGGCACTGAATGGATTTTCGGAGGGAAAAGCACAAATTACGCTGGACGAAAATAACACTTTAGAAGCAGATGTTGTCGTTGCTTCAGACGGATCAAGAAGCCGTATCAGAAGAACCATTTTTCAGGACGAAATCATGAGAGCCGTTCTGGAAAATGAAGTGGTAAATATCATCGAAAATGAAGAACTCGCAAGCCGAATTGAAAGTAATTTCCTAAAGTTTCATCATGAAAACGGCGGACTTACTTTTGGTGTTTTAAAACTTTCTTCTACAAAAATTCTTTGGTACTGCCAGTTTGATATTACCAAACATTTCATCAACGAAGATTATACTCCGGACTGCATTAAACAGTTTATGCTGGATAATTTTGGCGGATGGAATACTCTTGTTTCATCTATTATTGAAGGTTCAAGTTATGAAAACGCCCATATCTGGAGAGTGTATGAACTTGAAAAATTAAATCCTTTTTACCATCAGAATGTCGTTTTTATCGGCGATGCTGCACATCCGCTGATTCCTTTTACAAGTCAGGGTGTTACTTCTGCGTTGAAAGATTCTTTCACATTAACAAATCTTTTAGCCGAAGGAAATGACCTTCAGGAAACGTTCAGAAAATACGAAGAAGACCGAAAGCCTGAAATCGAAACCCACATCAAAAACGGAAGAGCTTTGCTTGAACAATTCCTTTTACCGCTGAACGAACAGCCTAAAAATACCTTACCAATTTCATATAAATAA
- a CDS encoding DUF502 domain-containing protein translates to MKKLTFENIANFFLKNFFQGLVIIGPIGLTIFVIWYIVTSIDNIIPSVAKEIPGLVFISTILFTALLGFLGNKFVVGRFFFDSMDRLLEKTPGVKHIYTPTKDVMSSFVGDKKKFNDPVWVKTNENPEIWRIGFLTQKEMADVEKHNYVAVYLPHSYAISGWVIVTEEKNIKPVVGMTAASAMKFAVSGGVAGFHSDDNIFKAPE, encoded by the coding sequence TTGAAAAAACTGACGTTTGAAAATATTGCCAATTTTTTCCTGAAAAATTTCTTTCAGGGACTAGTGATTATCGGCCCCATCGGACTGACAATTTTTGTTATCTGGTATATTGTAACGTCTATTGATAACATTATTCCTTCCGTTGCAAAGGAAATTCCCGGTCTTGTTTTTATCTCGACCATTTTATTTACCGCACTTTTAGGCTTTTTGGGAAATAAATTCGTTGTCGGAAGATTCTTTTTCGATTCCATGGATCGGCTTCTTGAAAAAACACCCGGTGTAAAACATATCTACACCCCCACAAAAGATGTAATGTCCTCCTTCGTAGGAGACAAAAAAAAATTCAACGATCCGGTCTGGGTAAAGACCAACGAAAATCCTGAAATATGGAGAATCGGGTTTTTAACGCAAAAAGAAATGGCTGATGTTGAAAAGCACAATTATGTTGCGGTTTATCTACCCCATTCTTATGCCATTTCGGGCTGGGTAATCGTCACAGAAGAAAAAAACATCAAACCTGTTGTAGGGATGACGGCTGCTTCGGCAATGAAATTTGCGGTAAGTGGCGGTGTTGCCGGGTTCCATTCCGATGATAATATTTTCAAGGCACCGGAATAG
- a CDS encoding tRNA-(ms[2]io[6]A)-hydroxylase, with protein MFKLKLPTDPRWANIAEGNIEEILTDHAWCEQKAATNAIGLITMLPEYPEIVTELLAIAQEELEHFRQVHEIIKKRGYTFGRTRKDDYVNELVNFIQKGGNRDDLIVDKMLFAAMIEARSCERFKVLTENIKDEELKTFYRELMISEANHYTTFIGFARQLGDEEKVNKRWEEWLEYEAKVIQSYGKGETIHG; from the coding sequence ATGTTTAAGTTGAAACTTCCTACCGATCCAAGGTGGGCAAATATTGCAGAAGGAAACATTGAAGAAATTTTAACGGATCATGCATGGTGCGAGCAAAAAGCAGCTACCAATGCCATCGGATTAATCACAATGCTTCCTGAATATCCGGAAATCGTGACGGAACTTCTTGCCATCGCACAGGAAGAACTGGAGCATTTTCGTCAGGTTCATGAAATTATAAAAAAAAGAGGATATACTTTCGGACGTACCCGAAAAGACGACTATGTGAATGAACTGGTGAATTTTATCCAGAAGGGCGGCAACAGAGACGATCTTATTGTAGATAAGATGCTTTTCGCAGCTATGATTGAAGCCAGAAGCTGTGAAAGATTTAAAGTTCTGACTGAAAATATCAAAGATGAGGAGCTTAAAACCTTCTACAGAGAACTGATGATTTCAGAAGCCAACCATTACACCACCTTCATCGGGTTTGCAAGACAGCTTGGAGACGAAGAAAAAGTAAATAAACGATGGGAAGAATGGCTGGAATATGAAGCAAAAGTTATACAGTCTTACGGAAAAGGCGAAACCATCCACGGATAA